A part of Astyanax mexicanus isolate ESR-SI-001 chromosome 2, AstMex3_surface, whole genome shotgun sequence genomic DNA contains:
- the LOC103036955 gene encoding transmembrane protein 60 — protein sequence MSLAQRVLLTWLFTLVFLTMLVLKLDGKVTWNWFLIFLPVWIFDSILLLMLGVKMAGRCRAGHDLRQGAPGLRRKAWYLMALLLKLGFCVTLCARLENLTNLRLIYICIPLWTMLTGAMVELGANIFPQRRD from the coding sequence ATGTCCTTGGCCCAGCGTGTTCTCCTCACCTGGCTCTTCACACTAGTCTTCCTCACCATGCTAGTCCTGAAGCTGGATGGGAAGGTGACCTGGAACTGGTTCCTCATCTTCCTCCCTGTGTGGATCTTCGACAGCATTCTCCTCCTCATGCTGGGGGTGAAGATGGCCGGCCGGTGCAGGGCAGGTCATGACCTGCGTCAGGGGGCTCCTGGCCTGCGCAGGAAGGCGTGGTACCTGATGGCTCTGCTTCTGAAGCTTGGCTTCTGTGTCACGCTGTGTGCCCGGCTGGAGAACCTCACAAACCTACGCCTGATCTACATCTGCATCCCCTTGTGGACCATGCTGACCGGGGCAATGGTGGAGCTGGGGGCTAACATCTTTCCTCAGCGCAGGGACTGA